One region of Sus scrofa isolate TJ Tabasco breed Duroc chromosome 3, Sscrofa11.1, whole genome shotgun sequence genomic DNA includes:
- the RNPS1 gene encoding RNA-binding protein with serine-rich domain 1 isoform X2 gives MAPSPTKRKDRSEEKSKDRSKDKGATKESSEKDRGRDKTRKRRSASSGSSSTRSRSSSTSSSGSSTSTGSSSGSSSSSASSRSGSSSTSRSSSSSSSSGSPSPSRRRHDNRRRSRSKSKPPKRDEKERKRRSPSPKPTKVHIGRLTRNVTKDHIMEIFSTYGKIKMIDMPVERMHPHLSKGYAYVEFENPDEAEKALKHMDGGQIDGQEITATAVLAPWPRPPPRRFSPPRRMLPPPPMWRRSPPRMRRRSRSPRRRSPVRRRSRSPGRRRHRSRSSSNSSR, from the exons AT GGCTCCTTCTCCTACCAAACGCAAAGACCGCTCTGAGGAAAAGTCCAAGGACCGCTCTAAAGATAAAGGGGCCACCAAGGAGTCGAGCGAGAAGGACCGTGGCAGGGATAAAACTCGGAAGAGGCGCAGCGCTTCCAGTGGTAGCAGCagcaccag GTCTCGGTCCAGCTCTACCTCCAGCTCAGGCTCCAGCACCAGCACGGGCTCCAGCAGTGGCTCCAGCTCGTCTTCGGCATCGAGCCGCTCAGGAAGTTCCAGCACATcccgcagctccagctccagcagtTCCTCTGGCTCTCCGAGTCCTTCTCGGCGCAGACACGACAACAGGCGGCGTTCCCGTTCCAA gtCCAAACCGCccaaaagagatgaaaaggagaGGAAGCGGCGGAGCCCTTCCCCTAAACCCACCAAAGTGCACATCGGGAGGCTCACCAGGAACGTGACCAAG GATCACATCATGGAGATATTCTCCACCTACGGCAAGATTAAGATGATCGACATGCCTGTGGAAAGGATGCACCCTCATCTCTCGAAGGGCTACGCCTACGTGGAGTTCGAGAATCCAGATGAAGCCGAGAAGGCACTGAAGCACATGGACGGAG GACAAATCGATGGCCAGGAGATCACTGCCACTGCCGTGCTGGCCCCCTGGCCTAGGCCACCCCCCAGGCGATTCAGCCCTCCCAGGAGAATGCTGCCACCACCTCCTATGTGGCGCAGGTCACCCCCACGGATGAGGAGAAG GTCGCGGTCCCCCAGGCGCAGGTCCCCTGTGCGCCGACGATCCCGCTCCCCTGGCCGCCGCCGCCACAGGAGCCGCTCCAGCTCCAACTCCTCCCGATAA
- the RNPS1 gene encoding RNA-binding protein with serine-rich domain 1 isoform X1 — protein sequence MDLSGVKKKSLLGVKENNKKSSTRAPSPTKRKDRSEEKSKDRSKDKGATKESSEKDRGRDKTRKRRSASSGSSSTRSRSSSTSSSGSSTSTGSSSGSSSSSASSRSGSSSTSRSSSSSSSSGSPSPSRRRHDNRRRSRSKSKPPKRDEKERKRRSPSPKPTKVHIGRLTRNVTKDHIMEIFSTYGKIKMIDMPVERMHPHLSKGYAYVEFENPDEAEKALKHMDGGQIDGQEITATAVLAPWPRPPPRRFSPPRRMLPPPPMWRRSPPRMRRRSRSPRRRSPVRRRSRSPGRRRHRSRSSSNSSR from the exons ATGGATTTATCAGGAGTGAAAAAGAAGAGCTTGCTAGgagtcaaagaaaataataaaaagtccaGCACTAG GGCTCCTTCTCCTACCAAACGCAAAGACCGCTCTGAGGAAAAGTCCAAGGACCGCTCTAAAGATAAAGGGGCCACCAAGGAGTCGAGCGAGAAGGACCGTGGCAGGGATAAAACTCGGAAGAGGCGCAGCGCTTCCAGTGGTAGCAGCagcaccag GTCTCGGTCCAGCTCTACCTCCAGCTCAGGCTCCAGCACCAGCACGGGCTCCAGCAGTGGCTCCAGCTCGTCTTCGGCATCGAGCCGCTCAGGAAGTTCCAGCACATcccgcagctccagctccagcagtTCCTCTGGCTCTCCGAGTCCTTCTCGGCGCAGACACGACAACAGGCGGCGTTCCCGTTCCAA gtCCAAACCGCccaaaagagatgaaaaggagaGGAAGCGGCGGAGCCCTTCCCCTAAACCCACCAAAGTGCACATCGGGAGGCTCACCAGGAACGTGACCAAG GATCACATCATGGAGATATTCTCCACCTACGGCAAGATTAAGATGATCGACATGCCTGTGGAAAGGATGCACCCTCATCTCTCGAAGGGCTACGCCTACGTGGAGTTCGAGAATCCAGATGAAGCCGAGAAGGCACTGAAGCACATGGACGGAG GACAAATCGATGGCCAGGAGATCACTGCCACTGCCGTGCTGGCCCCCTGGCCTAGGCCACCCCCCAGGCGATTCAGCCCTCCCAGGAGAATGCTGCCACCACCTCCTATGTGGCGCAGGTCACCCCCACGGATGAGGAGAAG GTCGCGGTCCCCCAGGCGCAGGTCCCCTGTGCGCCGACGATCCCGCTCCCCTGGCCGCCGCCGCCACAGGAGCCGCTCCAGCTCCAACTCCTCCCGATAA